In the genome of Globicephala melas chromosome 3, mGloMel1.2, whole genome shotgun sequence, one region contains:
- the LRRC25 gene encoding leucine-rich repeat-containing protein 25 — protein sequence MGGAPVWVLLLPLLLLLRPGSQELSCHVSSGDVDWTREFTDKCLNFSGRNLSLLPQNQSLQASSVLHLDLSGNGLRKLPPLFFAHLGKLQVLDVTNNPLDLVDRALAEHCDLDLRADCSCGLSPWHEVRRDNCSGPQPLLCLDVSTGAWRNVSAFLEVRCGLPLTMITTGALVASGILLLMLAIAGPVLAWRLCRRRVGSSGGMSKTWAAQNGPRSGSGQQPRYSSRGLSPKLPAATLPGSSTSDYENMFVGQPAARHQWAEHRPHPSEDNDFYMNYESRHHDSQPVYCNLQSLGQAPSDEEEYVISGR from the exons atgggGGGCGCCCCGGTGTGGGTGCTGTTGTTGCCGCTGCTGTTACTGCTCCGTCCAGGCAGCCAGGAATTGTCGTGCCACGTGTCCTCGGGGGACGTGGACTGGACCCGGGAGTTCACGGACAAATGCCTGAACTTCAGTGGCCGAAACCTGAGCCTGTTGCCTCAGAACCAGTCTCTGCAGGCCAGCAGTGTGCTTCATCTCGACCTGTCTGGGAATGGCCTTCGAAAGCTCCCACCGCTTTTTTTTGCTCACCTGGGAAAGCTGCAGGTCCTGGATGTGACCAACAACCCCCTGGACCTCGTGGACAGGGCACTGGCCGAACACTGTGACCTTGACCTGAGGGCTGACTGCAGCTGTGGCCTATCACCCTGGCACGAGGTCCGGCGGGACAACTGCTCTGGCCCACAGCCTCTGCTGTGCCTGGATGTGTCCACCGGTGCCTGGCGCAACGTCTCTGCCTTCTTGGAAGTGCGCTGTGGCCTTCCCCTGACCATGATAACCACAGGAGCTCTGGTGGCCAGTGGAATCCTGCTCCTCATGCTTGCCATTGCTGGCCCAGTGCTGGCGTGGAGACTCTGTAGACGTCGGGTAGGCAGTAGCGGGGGCATGAGCAAAACGTGGGCTGCTCAGAATGGTCCCAGGTCTGGTTCGGGCCAGCAGCCACGGTATAGTAGCCGGGGCCTCAGCCCTAAGCTCCCAGCAGCCACCCTGCCTGGATCTTCCACTTCTGACTATGAGAACATGTTTGTGGGCCAACCAGCTGCCAGGCACCAGTGGGCTGAACACAG GCCTCACCCTTCAGAGGACAACGACTTCTACATGAACTATGAGAGCCGCCACCATGATTCCCAGCCTGTCTACTGCAACTTGCAGTCGCTGGGCCAGGCCCCATCGGATGAAGAAGAGTATGTGATCTCTGGGCGCTGA
- the GDF15 gene encoding growth/differentiation factor 15, giving the protein MPGQRPTPPHCSPMLLMLFMFSWLPSRGALSLAQEHLPTFPGPSNVHSSPDVSRFRELRKRYEDLLTRLRANQTREDSNPDLIPLPQVLVVTPKLRLGPGGHLHLRIPRVDLTEGLPAASRLHRALLRLSPKARSSWDVTRPLQRQLSLGSSRAPAIRLRPLRRPDQLLEALSSAQPQLELHWRTSATRGRRHAHARTRDGCPLGEGRCCRLQSLRASLEDLGWADWVLAPRELDVRMCTGACPSHFRSANTHAQMQARLHGLNPDAAPAPCCVPASYDPVVLMHQDSDGRVSLTPFDDLVAKDCHCV; this is encoded by the exons ATGCCAGGGCAGAGACCGACACCACCACACTGCTCTCCGATGCTGCTGATGCTGTTCATGTTCTCCTGGCTGCCGTCGCGAGGCGCCCTATCTCTGGCCCAGGAGCACCTCCCCACTTTCCCGGGACCCTCAAACGTGCACTCCAGTCCTGATGTCTCCAGATTCCGGGAGTTGCGGAAACGCTACGAAGATTTGCTGACCCGGCTTCGAGCGAACCAGACCCGGGAAGACTCGAACCCGGACCTCATTCCCCTTCCTCAAGTCCTGGTAGTCACTCCAAAGC TGCGACTTGGACCAGGCGGCCACCTGCACCTGCGCATCCCCCGGGTCGACTTAACTGAGGGGCTCCCGGCAGCCTCCCGCCTGCATAGGGCCCTTCTCCGGCTGTCCCCGAAGGCGCGGAGCTCGTGGGACGTGACGCGGCCACTACAGCGTCAGCTCAGCCTCGGAAGCTCCCGGGCTCCCGCAATACGCCTGCGACCGTTGCGGCGACCGGACCAGTTGCTGGAGGCATTGTCTTCTGCACAGCCCCAGCTTGAGCTGCACTGGCGGACAAGCGCCACCAGGGGGCGACGCCACGCGCATGCTCGCACCCGGGACGGTTGCCCGCTAGGGGAGGGGCGCTGCTGTCGCCTGCAGAGCCTGCGCGCGTCGCTCGAGGACCTGGGCTGGGCTGACTGGGTGTTGGCGCCGCGCGAGCTGGACGTGCGCATGTGCACCGGCGCGTGCCCGAGCCACTTCCGATCGGCTAACACGCACGCGCAGATGCAAGCGCGCCTGCATGGCCTGAACCCTGATGCTGCGCCTGCCCCATGCTGCGTGCCAGCCAGCTACGATCCGGTGGTGCTCATGCACCAAGACAGCGACGGCCGCGTGTCACTCACGCCCTTCGACGACCTCGTGGCGAAGGACTGCCACTGCGTGTGA